TTCAAGTTATGCAATGTATGGACTGATGAATGGTGATCTGCTCTGTTAGATGACTAGACTAGATGCATACTGGTGTGCCAAGTTGCTCTCGAAATGCTCTTCATACTGTTTCAGATATGGATGCTGCCTTAGAATAGCAGGCCTATCATTGATTCTTCACTGCAGCACGTCTGGAAAATCCGATCAAGGTATGAGCATCAGGCGAACTATGTTTGACAAGGTTGAGACTTGCAAGTCAGGTGAACCGCCCGGTTTATATGATTTTGATCGTGAGATTCTTCAGAAACTGAAAGGGAGAGTTCAGTCTTTCATTCGATCACCCTGTTTTTAGTTTGTGCACATTATTGCTCGGGTCAATTCCAATTGTACAAGTAGCTAATCTTACTGGCTTATGCCCTCTCAACTCTCAATGTGTCGATCGTGTCACACTGAGCTAGGCAATGGCTACTCAATTTCATGAATGACGACGTAAAAGTATACCTTGCAGGTACGGTGCTACCCGTTATGTAATTAGGAAGATCAGGATTACCATCtcacaaaaagaaagaaattatGATGCGAAAGTACTACACATCACAatgcccagcccagcccatctTGGCCCGAAAAGAAGCTCTTGGTAATAGTGGCAGGAGGGGACCCCATTTCTCACCATCCTTGTTTGTTCCATAGAGAAACGATAATAATTAACAAAATTTCCAAAACGGAGACGGAAGGAAGAGAGGGCAACGGAATTTTAGATGCCTTCACGAGAAGAAAGCACTGACACTCCACAAGCGCTCGTTACCACGCTTCGTGGCGCGCGACGAGACAACGCAAGCTTGAAGCTGTATGCCGCTCCACGTGCCTGTCGTCATATGAGATAGAGTAGACTAGGCTAGCTTGATTCCGTGCATGCCATGACTGACATATATTACATATATTTTTCCCCGTTTCTACCGTGCCCCTTTTATTATATTGTCTCATGAGAAGTTTTTATTTGATAAACATTTCATTAAAATTGTGCTAAAAATATTTCTCTCTAAGTTGTATAATGAACTTATGCGTAAAAAATTATGTGAGAAGTTGTCCTGGTAATATTATCATGCATGTCCACTGATAAGTTTTCTTAAAAAGTTATACATGTAAGTTAtgctaaaaatattttctttgtaGTTGTTTGGAAAAAGTTATGCTTaaaaactttattttatttatacGAAAATTGTGCTGAAAAAATTTCTTTTAGAATTTTTGTTTGACAAAAGTTATATGTAAAAATTATATGCATATATTATACATAACCAAAACTGTGCAGCTGTGGAGaagaatttttcaaaatagaAAATATATGTGCTGTCGGAGATTGCTCGCTAGCAACCGTCCTGGCGAGCGCGCGCGAATTAGAACGCCCCAAGCACTGACATGGTTCGTTTTGAGAATGGTGAAATTGCATATTTCTGTTTGTAAACTACTACTATGTCTATCAAAGTGTAGTTCCATCATTCCCCAAAatgaatatgaaaaaaaaacgaGACCCAACCTAGGAGAAACTAGGTGGTTTTGGCCCTCTATTTTTTACTTAAAATCTCAAAGGTTTGGGTTGTTAAATAATTAGACAATTGTATGATTAAattctaaaataaataaatcatggaCATAAATAGATCTAGCATGAATATTTCTATCATACTAGTAACAAGACGCAGCATGATCATGATCTCATAAAACAGATCAAATAACAGTGTACGTACTGAGTCTTGGCCTTCGAGAAGACGAACTATGCTGATTGGACGAAGATGGTCCTGCGAACAGAGTGCAACAAACGACATCGCAAGCAGTCGCGCGATGCGCTTCCCAAAAATCTTATTCGCCTTCTTCCGGTGCAGGATCCCAAAGGCGAGAGGTCCCGATGCACGCCGATGcttgggatggagaagactatGATGGCGGCACAGTAGCGAGAAGAGTCAAAACCCTAACTCCAGTTGATATGTTCTTTGATGCAGCCTAtgagttagatatataggagagccGCATGGTCTTCTCAACTTCCACTAGCAATATGGGATTAAAGTTTTGCACCATATAGGCCTCTGAGATTTATTTGAAATAACTGAAATATTCAATGGGCCAAACCCAAATTCCAACATCTAAACTATATGAGAAATTGATCTGCAGCTGTTTCATTTTATGCCACTAATTTAAGTTGGCAAGGTGTGTTATATATAGTTCCATACTTCCAGTATTCTCCAAAGGATATTTATAATAATAAACAAATAACGAGATCCAACCTAGGTGGCGAGTTGAGGACTCGACGGGCTCTCTTTCTAATCTTTACCTACTCGTAAACACCGAATCGTTTCTTTACCTACTCGTAAACAGCGAATCGTTTGTGCGGTAACTTTTGATCCGTCATCTTTCAATAACAAAGTGGGCCATGTACAACGTCCGAATTGCGCCGCCTCCCCGCTCGCACACGGTTGCcgttcccgccgccgcgcgccggccccttcgccctccctgctcgcgcacgaccgccgctcccgccgccgcgcggaccTCCACTGCCACCCGCCCTCGGGGCCCCTGTGCGCTCCAATCTCCCTCCTATTTTCGGGCGCAAGGTATGGGCGCGATAGACTGCGAGGactgccggcggccggcgcttcCTCCTCCTGCAAGACGATCACGtccaccagcggcagtacgatcctgctggaggtggtggaggagcagcggcggtggcgacaaCGGCTGCCGGGATTCATGCCGGCGGCCGCGATGCTGCACTGTAGCGACTTCTCGAGCGCGTGGACTGCACTGGCAACGCGCGTGACGGCCGCGACGAGGTGGAGCAGATTGCGGTTCTTGGGGCTATAGACCTCGAGGAGCAGCCGCAGACCCGCGGCCATCGGCCAGCAAGTAAGCGACGGAGGGCGGCGCATCCTCCTGGACATAGCTTTCCTCACGCTCATACTTTGAGGCCCTCCTCGCCTTCACAAAGGGCTGGCCGCGCACCACAAATTGAAGGGGGAGAGCGGGTTGGAAAGGAGCATGGACGAGATTTGAGGGGAAGGGGATTGAGAGGGGCTCCCGTGCTAGCAGCTCCATGGCATAGGTGTGGAAGGTGGGTTGGGGAAGAAACAAAGAGAAAGGAGAGGACGCATGGGACCCGTACGTCAGCCGGATTGATGGAAAGAGATATAGCAGGGGTATTCTGAGTAATAAAAAATATGGCGATCCGTATAGGTCCAAGAACATTGaagataaataaaataatatattcaAATTGTAATAGAATTGTACTTGGTCAAATTGTAAGAAAATTGAGCAAGCAATCTGAATCATAATGGAGTCCGAACAAATCAATAGGAATACAGATAATTAATGTCTCGTACAATCACAGCTCGGCTCGTACATGAAGTGAATGAACACAAAATTGATCATATTATATAGGTCTATTattacccgtagcaacgcacgggcattgtGCTAATAAAAAGAATAAGCAAGAAAAAGGAGgattcgatatatatatatagacacacactcTGTTTCTCTCCGTGTTTAAATGACAACATGAATGCCTTCACAAGAATGCACTGACTTGTTACTGTTCACCAATGTACGAGTAACTACCGTGTGCTACCCAATTCGATTAGGGATCCGTCAAATCAGTCATAAACGCCGAAAAGAGAGAAACTGCACGTGACTGTACAGGTAGCTGCTACCAGAAAGATCACCGAAATTTATTCCAAAGTTAACCAACCAATAGGGCCTTGAACACGGAGTGCTGCACGTACGGTACGGTGTAGATATCTTTGCCTTACAGCTACAGCCTACAATAGACGTCCTAGAGTGCAGGACATATAGCAGAACAAGTGGTAATAAGGAGCTTAGTACATACGTACTTAGACACGCAGTACATCACCGTTGCAAATAGACGATGATCTGCTACCTGAAAAGGCACCGTACAATGGCCGACAGATGCTGTGGCAGGTCGATCATGCCGATGGCGGTGGCTTGGCGATGACGACGGGGAAGTCGATGACGACCACCTTCTCGAGCGCGGCCATGAACGTGGCGGCGAACGCGGCGTGCTTGTCGTGGCCCATGTAGGTGGTGAGGTCGTCGGCGGAGGCGAAGGTGAGCGAGAAGACGTGCGTGAAGCCCTGCGTCAGCATCTCCTGATTCAGCACGTCCTGGCCCCTGCAGCAACAGTTCACTCTTTCCTTCATCCGTTCATTCATGGAGGCCATGAAAACATTGCAATCGGCAGCATGCATGTGTGCTTAATCCAGATCCTGGACATGGCAATTATTCAGTAAAGCGATATACTAGCTACTAGTCTCTGAAGAAGTTGGACAGACACCTATGTGCTGAATGATAGTATGACTGAACAAAAGCTCGGTCAAGGCATTCAGTTCAGGTTTCTCCTATGGGTTAGTTAGTTACTACTTCAGCATGCAGTGTGAGCATCACGAAAGGAAAACAAAAAGGGCAACTCATCAAAGTGTACCACTCGAAGGATTTGACCATGTCCATCTGGGCGACAAGGTCGGTCATGCCTTTGAGGACGTCCTCCACCACGACGCCCTCCTTGAACCTCACCAGGCACAGGTGCTTCACCTCCCCCATGGCGCACCACCCACCCCCAAAAAGCCCAAAAGCTCTCCTTCTCCTCCGATGGCTGGCTTTGCAGAGAGGAGTGCCGATGCGATGATGGATCGTGGTGCCATGATGCTGCCCAATTTAAGGGCGGAG
The nucleotide sequence above comes from Panicum virgatum strain AP13 chromosome 3K, P.virgatum_v5, whole genome shotgun sequence. Encoded proteins:
- the LOC120696715 gene encoding stress-response A/B barrel domain-containing protein At5g22580-like, producing MGEVKHLCLVRFKEGVVVEDVLKGMTDLVAQMDMVKSFEWGQDVLNQEMLTQGFTHVFSLTFASADDLTTYMGHDKHAAFAATFMAALEKVVVIDFPVVIAKPPPSA